The following proteins come from a genomic window of Larimichthys crocea isolate SSNF chromosome XV, L_crocea_2.0, whole genome shotgun sequence:
- the LOC104919943 gene encoding matrix metalloproteinase-19 isoform X2, translating into MEKMDYRLEFMVLLVFLTTVSSVVLSRDEFAEAVVYLRKYGYLHIPLDSKGQNHSSEEIAEALRIFQKVTNLQISGKLDSATLAMMNKPRCGLEDSFDNKSLRYRVMGYWRKKMLTYRIYNYTPDLGQGKTRLAIQNAFKYWSDVSPLRFKELQQGRADIKISFHKKDRTCPVPFDGKGHVLAHADAPESGIVHFDEDEVWTEGKSQGSNLRIVATHEIGHALGLGHSQYYSALMGPVYNGYRSDFKLHPDDIRGIQAIYGKPEKAPPPKTNPSVPGGAVPDPCKASMDAIMLGPSRKVYAFSGHYVWTVSSSGHNTPFLISALWKELPGSLSAAVHSPRTGKTYFLKDKLWRYSGFRLDHGFPRRLNNIPANVDSALYFNKNKKIIFFKGSGYWQWDEIKQTDFSSYPKPVSQLFYGLPSSTDAALTWTNGYIYFFKGTQYWRINQYHQAVEKAYPLSTATHWMHCDD; encoded by the exons atggaaaaaatggaTTACAGGCTGGAGTTCATGGTGCTTCTTGTTTTCCTGACAACAGTTTCATCAGTTGTTCTGAGCAGAGACGAATTTGCAGAAGCCGTG GTGTATTTAAGGAAGTATGGCTATCTGCACATCCCACTGGACAGTAAAGGACAAAACCATTCATCAGAGGAGATAGCGGAAGCTCTAAG aatCTTTCAGAAAGTGACAAATCTGCAAATATCAGGAAAACTAGACTCGGCCACTCTGGCGATGATGAACAAACCTCGGTGCGGTCTAGAAGATTCTTTCGATAACAAATCTCTCAGATATCGAGTCATGG GTTACTGGCGTAAGAAGATGCTGACCTACCGCATCTATAATTACACTCCTGACTTGGGTCAGGGAAAGACCCGTTTGGCCATCCAGAATGCGTTTAAGTACTGGAGTGATGTGTCACCTTTAAGGTTcaaggagctgcagcagggaaGAGCAGACATCAAAATCTCCTTTCACAAAAAAGACAGGACGTGTCCGGTGCCCTTCGATGGGAAAG GTCATGTTTTAGCCCACGCTGATGCCCCTGAGTCAGGAATTGTGCATTTCGACGAAGATGAAGTGTGGACAGAAGGGAAGTCTCAGGGCTCCAACCTGAGGATTGTCGCAACTCATGAGATTGGCCACGCTCTCGGCTTGGGTCACTCACAGTACTACAGCGCCCTGATGGGACCTGTGTACAACGGATACCGCTCTGACTTCAAGCTACATCCAGATGACATACGAGGGATTCAAGCTATATATG GAAAGCCGGAGAAGGCTCCTCCACCCAAAACAAATCCATCAGTACCAGGAGGAGCTGTTCCAGATCCTTGCAAGGCCTCGATGGATGCGATAATGTTGG GTCCTTCGCGTAAGGTGTACGCTTTCAGTGGTCACTACGTGTGGACGGTGTCCAGTTCTGGCCACAACACCCCCTTCCTGATCTCTGCACTGTGGAAGGAGCTGCCAGGGAGCCTCAGTGCAGCTGTTCACTCTCCGCGGACTGGCAAGACCTATTTTCTGAAAG ACAAACTGTGGAGATACTCCGGCTTCAGACTTGACCACGGCTTCCCCAGGCGCTTGAACAACATCCCTGCGAATGTTGACTCAGCATTGTACttcaacaagaacaaaaaaattatctttttcaAA GGCTCTGGATACTGGCAGTGGGATGAAATTAAACAGACGGACTTCAGTTCATATCCCAAACCTGTTTCACAACTCTTCTACGGGTTACCCAGCAGTACTGACGCTGCACTTACATGGACAAACGGTTATATATACTTCTTTAAAGGCACCCAGTACTGGCGCATAAACCAGTACCACCAGGCTGTGGAGAAAGCCTATCCTCTGAGTACCGCCACACATTGGATGCATTGTGACGACTGA
- the LOC104919943 gene encoding matrix metalloproteinase-19 isoform X1, whose product MEKMDYRLEFMVLLVFLTTVSSVVLSRDEFAEAVVYLRKYGYLHIPLDSKGQNHSSEEIAEALRIFQKVTNLQISGKLDSATLAMMNKPRCGLEDSFDNKSLRYRVMGYWRKKMLTYRIYNYTPDLGQGKTRLAIQNAFKYWSDVSPLRFKELQQGRADIKISFHKKDRTCPVPFDGKGHVLAHADAPESGIVHFDEDEVWTEGKSQGSNLRIVATHEIGHALGLGHSQYYSALMGPVYNGYRSDFKLHPDDIRGIQAIYGKPEKAPPPKTNPSVPGGAVPDPCKASMDAIMLGPSRKVYAFSGHYVWTVSSSGHNTPFLISALWKELPGSLSAAVHSPRTGKTYFLKEDKLWRYSGFRLDHGFPRRLNNIPANVDSALYFNKNKKIIFFKGSGYWQWDEIKQTDFSSYPKPVSQLFYGLPSSTDAALTWTNGYIYFFKGTQYWRINQYHQAVEKAYPLSTATHWMHCDD is encoded by the exons atggaaaaaatggaTTACAGGCTGGAGTTCATGGTGCTTCTTGTTTTCCTGACAACAGTTTCATCAGTTGTTCTGAGCAGAGACGAATTTGCAGAAGCCGTG GTGTATTTAAGGAAGTATGGCTATCTGCACATCCCACTGGACAGTAAAGGACAAAACCATTCATCAGAGGAGATAGCGGAAGCTCTAAG aatCTTTCAGAAAGTGACAAATCTGCAAATATCAGGAAAACTAGACTCGGCCACTCTGGCGATGATGAACAAACCTCGGTGCGGTCTAGAAGATTCTTTCGATAACAAATCTCTCAGATATCGAGTCATGG GTTACTGGCGTAAGAAGATGCTGACCTACCGCATCTATAATTACACTCCTGACTTGGGTCAGGGAAAGACCCGTTTGGCCATCCAGAATGCGTTTAAGTACTGGAGTGATGTGTCACCTTTAAGGTTcaaggagctgcagcagggaaGAGCAGACATCAAAATCTCCTTTCACAAAAAAGACAGGACGTGTCCGGTGCCCTTCGATGGGAAAG GTCATGTTTTAGCCCACGCTGATGCCCCTGAGTCAGGAATTGTGCATTTCGACGAAGATGAAGTGTGGACAGAAGGGAAGTCTCAGGGCTCCAACCTGAGGATTGTCGCAACTCATGAGATTGGCCACGCTCTCGGCTTGGGTCACTCACAGTACTACAGCGCCCTGATGGGACCTGTGTACAACGGATACCGCTCTGACTTCAAGCTACATCCAGATGACATACGAGGGATTCAAGCTATATATG GAAAGCCGGAGAAGGCTCCTCCACCCAAAACAAATCCATCAGTACCAGGAGGAGCTGTTCCAGATCCTTGCAAGGCCTCGATGGATGCGATAATGTTGG GTCCTTCGCGTAAGGTGTACGCTTTCAGTGGTCACTACGTGTGGACGGTGTCCAGTTCTGGCCACAACACCCCCTTCCTGATCTCTGCACTGTGGAAGGAGCTGCCAGGGAGCCTCAGTGCAGCTGTTCACTCTCCGCGGACTGGCAAGACCTATTTTCTGAAAG AAGACAAACTGTGGAGATACTCCGGCTTCAGACTTGACCACGGCTTCCCCAGGCGCTTGAACAACATCCCTGCGAATGTTGACTCAGCATTGTACttcaacaagaacaaaaaaattatctttttcaAA GGCTCTGGATACTGGCAGTGGGATGAAATTAAACAGACGGACTTCAGTTCATATCCCAAACCTGTTTCACAACTCTTCTACGGGTTACCCAGCAGTACTGACGCTGCACTTACATGGACAAACGGTTATATATACTTCTTTAAAGGCACCCAGTACTGGCGCATAAACCAGTACCACCAGGCTGTGGAGAAAGCCTATCCTCTGAGTACCGCCACACATTGGATGCATTGTGACGACTGA